In the genome of Candidatus Bathyarchaeota archaeon, one region contains:
- the hoxU gene encoding bidirectional hydrogenase complex protein HoxU, protein MSEVTIKLKIDGKEVTALNGETILEAAKKSGIEIPTLCHLEGLSAFGGCRLCIVEIKGSTKLFAACTTPVAPGMEVITESPKLREYRKMIVELLLSESAHACAVCVANGNCELQELAQKLGVDHLRFNRRWTGYRVDSSHSRLLLDPNRCILCTRCIRVCDEIEGVHALDLKMRGKDSQVIVDLDDPWGSSESCTSCAKCAKVCPVGAIYIKGEPVSTTRAKNIPSFILERRKR, encoded by the coding sequence ATGAGTGAAGTAACCATTAAACTCAAGATTGACGGAAAGGAGGTCACTGCGCTAAACGGTGAAACGATTCTCGAAGCTGCCAAGAAGTCTGGGATAGAGATACCGACGCTATGCCATCTTGAGGGTCTCTCAGCCTTCGGGGGATGCCGCCTCTGCATCGTCGAGATTAAAGGGTCGACTAAACTCTTCGCTGCATGCACAACCCCAGTCGCACCTGGAATGGAGGTCATAACAGAATCGCCTAAGCTAAGAGAGTACAGGAAGATGATCGTTGAACTCTTGCTTTCAGAGAGCGCACATGCATGCGCAGTCTGCGTCGCTAATGGGAACTGTGAGCTGCAGGAATTAGCCCAAAAACTCGGCGTGGATCATCTCAGATTTAACAGGCGCTGGACCGGGTACAGAGTAGATTCATCACATAGCCGATTACTTCTGGATCCGAACAGATGCATACTTTGTACAAGATGTATAAGGGTCTGCGACGAAATTGAGGGTGTTCACGCCTTAGATTTGAAGATGAGGGGGAAAGACTCGCAGGTAATTGTTGATCTAGACGACCCATGGGGCTCCTCAGAGTCCTGCACCTCATGCGCAAAATGCGCTAAGGTCTGCCCAGTAGGCGCGATATACATCAAAGGTGAACCAGTCTCCACGACAAGGGCAAAGAACATTCCATCCTTTATTCTAGAGAGGAGGAAACGTTAG